One Fulvia fulva chromosome 12, complete sequence genomic region harbors:
- a CDS encoding Transcription initiation factor TFIID subunit 13, whose product MTEPRARPRPKDRTNFSDPDLRGLLYAFGDVSSGSLPETIRVLDEILTDFIIESCHIAATSASYSRRQKIKQDDFRWVLRHNGQMLGRVNEQLAREKVLKMQRKAIDFDGMAGKENAADLADLAEVGGAEEELKKKGRGRGRRKRKADGDAEGDATDAKKVKKSVA is encoded by the exons ATGACCGAACCCCGCGCCCGCCCACGCCCAAAAGACCGCACCAACTTCTCCGACCCCGACTTGCGCGGCCTCCTCTACGCCTTCGGCGACGTTTCCTCCGGCTCTCTACCAGAGACCATCCGCGTTCTAGACGAGATTCTCACAGACTTCATCATCGAGTCCTGCCACATCGCCGCTACCTCCGCATCCTACTCACGCCGTCAAAAGATAAAACAAGACGATTTCCGCTGGGTGTTGCGACACAATGGACAGATGCTGGGACGTGTGAATGAGCAGTTGGCACGTGAGAAGGTGCTGAAGATGCAGAGGAAGGCGATTGATTTTGATGGAATG GCTGGCAAGGAGAATGCAGCGGATCTAGCAGATTTGGCAGAGGTCGGTGGAGCGGAGGAGGAGCTCAAGAAGAAGGGCCGTGGTCGTGGGCGGAGAAAGAGGAAGGCTGATGGCGACGCGGAAGGTGATGCGACGGACGCGAAGAAGGTCAAGAAGTCGGTTGCATAG